One segment of Desulfatirhabdium butyrativorans DSM 18734 DNA contains the following:
- a CDS encoding DUF3795 domain-containing protein: MESRPEWLSPCGLYCGVCAIRIAHQDNNTKLKEKLALLYKGGTPGKGALPNAAELTAGDIHCGGCLSNDLFLHCRQCDIRNCAIRKGYSGCHECEDFPCRFIEEFPMTVGKKVILRAVPYRKAHGTETWVRDEEARYVCPNCGNPVFRGAMRCNRCRTDLNLD; this comes from the coding sequence ATGGAGAGCCGTCCCGAATGGTTGTCTCCGTGTGGGCTTTATTGCGGCGTTTGCGCCATCCGAATCGCCCACCAGGACAACAACACGAAACTGAAAGAAAAGCTTGCCCTGCTTTACAAAGGCGGGACCCCGGGCAAGGGCGCTCTTCCCAATGCGGCGGAATTGACAGCCGGAGACATCCACTGCGGCGGGTGTCTGTCAAACGATCTGTTCCTGCATTGCCGGCAGTGCGACATCCGGAACTGCGCCATCCGGAAAGGATACAGCGGATGCCATGAATGCGAGGATTTCCCCTGCCGGTTCATCGAAGAATTTCCGATGACTGTCGGGAAAAAAGTCATTCTTCGGGCTGTTCCCTACCGGAAAGCGCATGGCACCGAAACATGGGTCCGGGACGAGGAAGCGCGCTATGTCTGCCCGAATTGCGGCAATCCGGTATTCCGGGGCGCCATGCGATGCAATCGTTGCAGAACCGATCTGAATCTGGATTGA